From Rhinoraja longicauda isolate Sanriku21f chromosome 24, sRhiLon1.1, whole genome shotgun sequence, one genomic window encodes:
- the LOC144605215 gene encoding putative G-protein coupled receptor 139 has translation MEPGVSTMDQNLGTREWTKRGMERNIFWISQYIFANFDGLTLNLRIAYALITIKLIYYPLLAIIAVPVNLVTIVILSRGKSGLSKCVTRYLVAMAAADLLVVVFDVILRQIPIAYRDHFTFVRSIPVCDIHAILLYTATDCSVWFTVMFTFDRFVAICCQKLKNKYCQERTAALVLRTVTVLSFLKNITWHFMLTSEYSLAYAVWFCMPRARLVKSPVWAGIELLHYLFTPIIPFALVLLLNALTIRYVLVASRSRKRLRAPNHGESARDPEMENRRKSLILLLVISGNFILFWALFTVYHVWNRLRFLGLVVAIPPAAMRQLCFMLQLLSCCTNTALYVVTQAKFREQLRDVMSFPRILTIKCFQS, from the exons ATGGAGCCTGGTGTTTCAACAATGGACCAGAATCTGGGAACAAGAGAATGGACTAAAAGAGGAATGGAGAGGAATATCTTCTGgatttcccaatatatctttgcaAATTTTGACGGTCTGACTTTGAACCTGCGGATTGCTTATGCACTCATTACCATTAAACTAATTTATTATCCTCTGCTCGCCATTATTGCTGTTCCTG TTAACTTGGTGACGATTGTAATACTATCCCGGGGAAAGAGCGGTCTCTCCAAGTGTGTCACTCGCTACCTCGTGGCTATGGCAGCAGCAGATCTACTCGTCGTTGTCTTCGACGTGATTTTGAGGCAGATTCCAATTGCTTATCGGGATCATTTCACTTTCGTGCGATCTATCCCGGTATGCGATATTCACGCCATTCTGCTTTATACAGCCACAGATTGCTCCGTTTGGTTCACCGTCATGTTCACCTTTGATcgatttgtggccatttgttgccagaaactgaaaaataaatattgcCAGGAGAGAACAGCGGCTCTGGTTCTCAGAACAGTGACTGTACTGAGCTTCTTGAAGAACATCACCTGGCATTTTATGCTCACATCCGAATATTCTCTTGCGTATGCTGTTTGGTTTTGTATGCCAAGAGCCCGCCTCGTGAAATCACCGGTCTGGGCAGGAATCGAACTCCTTCACTACCTTTTCACCCCTATCATCCCATTTGCTCTGGTTCTGCTTCTCAATGCTTTAACCATCAGGTACGTTTTAGTGGCCAGCCGATCCCGCAAGAGACTTCGGGCACCCAATCATGGGGAAAGTGCGAGAGACCCAGAGATGGAGAACCGTCGGAAATCCCTCATTTTACTGCTGGTTATCTCGGGAAATTTTATCCTGTTCTGGGCTCTATTCACGGTGTATCACGTGTGGAACCGACTGCGATTTTTGGGGCTGGTTGTTGCAATTCCACCAGCAGCTATGCGACAACTCTGCTTCATGCTGCAGCTCctgagctgctgcaccaacacagctCTTTACGTCGTGACCCAGGCTAAATTTAGGGAACAACTAAGAGATGTGATGTCATTTCCACGGATTTTAACTATAAAATGCTTTCAGTCCTAA
- the LOC144605216 gene encoding putative G-protein coupled receptor 139, with product MEPGVSTMDPNLGTREWTKRGMERNIFWMSQYIFANFDGLTLNLRIAYALITIKLIYYPLLAIIAVPVNLVTIVILFRGKSGLSKCVTRYLVAMAAADLLVVVFDVILRQIPIAYRDHFTFVRSIPVCDIHAILLYTATDCSVWFTVMFTFDRFVAICCQKLKNKYCQERTAALVLGTVTVLSFLKNITWHFMLTSEYSLAYAVWFCMPRARLVKSPVWAGIEFLHYLFTPVIPFALVLLLNALTIRYVLVASRSRKRLRAPNHGDSARDPEMENRRKSLILLLVISGNFILLWALFTVYHVWNRLRFLGLVVAIPPAAMRQLCFMLQLLSCCTNTALYVVTQAKFREQLRDVMSFPRILTIKCFQS from the exons ATGGAGCCTGGTGTTTCAACAATGGACCCGAATCTGGGAACAAGAGAATGGACTAAAAGAGGAATGGAGAGGAATATCTTCTGGATGTCCCAATATATCTTTGCAAATTTTGACGGTCTGACTTTGAACCTGCGGATTGCTTATGCACTCATCACCATTAAACTAATTTATTATCCTCTTCTCGCCATTATTGCTGTTCCTG TTAACTTGGTGACGATTGTAATACTATTCCGGGGAAAGAGCGGTCTCTCCAAGTGTGTCACTCGCTACCTCGTGGCTATGGCAGCAGCAGATCTACTCGTCGTTGTCTTCGACGTGATTTTGAGGCAGATTCCAATTGCTTATCGGGATCATTTCACTTTCGTGCGATCTATCCCGGTATGCGATATTCACGCCATTCTGCTTTATACAGCCACAGATTGCTCCGTTTGGTTCACCGTCATGTTCACCTTTGATcgatttgtggccatttgttgccagaaactgaaaaataaatattgtCAGGAGAGAACAGCGGCTCTGGTTCTCGGAACAGTGACTGTACTGAGTTTCTTAAAGAACATCACCTGGCATTTTATGCTCACATCCGAATATTCTCTTGCGTATGCTGTTTGGTTTTGTATGCCAAGAGCCCGCCTCGTGAAATCACCGGTCTGGGCAGGAATCGAATTCCTTCACTACCTTTTCACCCCTGTCATCCCATTTGCTCTGGTTCTGCTTCTCAATGCTTTAACCATCAGGTACGTTTTAGTGGCCAGCCGATCCCGCAAGAGACTTCGGGCACCCAATCATGGGGATAGTGCGAGAGACCCAGAGATGGAGAACCGTCGGAAATCCCTCATTTTACTGCTGGTTATCTCGGGAAATTTTATCCTGTTATGGGCTCTATTTACGGTGTATCACGTGTGGAACCGACTGCGATTTTTGGGGCTGGTGGTTGCAATTCCACCAGCAGCTATGCGACAACTCTGCTTCATGCTGCAGCTCctgagctgctgcaccaacacagctCTTTACGTCGTGACTCAGGCTAAATTTAGGGAACAACTAAGAGATGTGATGTCATTTCCACGGATTTTAACTATAAAATGCTTTCAGTCCTAA